One window of Eisenibacter elegans DSM 3317 genomic DNA carries:
- the fahA gene encoding fumarylacetoacetase, translating to MTLHPNDPSLRSWVAVAPESDFPIQNLPFGIFSPPGGAAPRAGVAIGNQVLDLSVLVEYGLMESLNLPDPSVFHEYVLNDFIALGKPYWQAVRARLSELLREDHPELRDNAVLRQAALYPMDKVEMHLPVRVGDYTDFYSSIEHATNVGKMFRPDGDPLLPNWRHLPVGYHGRASSIIPSGIPLHRPKGQTRPNEQEPPVFGPSKRVDFELEIAFITGGPTALGDTVSTAQADDLVFGFVLFNDWSARDLQKWEYVPLGPFLGKNFGSSVSPWIVTLDALEPFRVAGPTQEPVVLPYLQYQGKNNFDIALEVDIKPQEEAPTTICRSNYKYMYWNYAQQLAHHTVNGCNINPGDMYASGTISGPDKGSYGSMLELSWGGKEPIPLANGKTRTFVEDYDTVIIRGFAQNAQVRIGFGEVSCQILPAK from the coding sequence ATGACCCTACATCCCAACGACCCCTCTCTACGCTCTTGGGTAGCAGTAGCCCCAGAGAGTGATTTCCCAATACAAAACCTTCCCTTTGGCATTTTTTCACCTCCGGGAGGGGCTGCGCCTCGCGCCGGAGTAGCTATTGGCAATCAGGTACTAGACCTGAGCGTGTTGGTGGAGTATGGCCTGATGGAAAGCCTCAACCTCCCCGACCCCAGTGTGTTTCACGAATATGTACTCAATGATTTTATTGCCTTGGGCAAGCCCTATTGGCAAGCAGTGAGGGCGCGGCTCTCTGAGCTATTGCGCGAAGACCATCCCGAGCTTCGCGACAATGCGGTGCTACGCCAAGCCGCGCTCTATCCTATGGACAAGGTAGAGATGCACTTGCCGGTACGTGTGGGCGACTACACCGATTTTTATTCCAGCATCGAACACGCCACCAATGTAGGGAAAATGTTTAGGCCTGATGGCGACCCGCTGTTGCCCAATTGGCGACACCTGCCTGTAGGCTATCACGGGCGTGCTTCGTCTATCATCCCTTCGGGCATTCCGCTACACCGACCTAAGGGCCAAACGCGACCCAATGAACAAGAGCCGCCTGTTTTTGGCCCTTCTAAGAGAGTGGATTTTGAGCTGGAGATTGCTTTTATCACCGGCGGGCCTACTGCCCTAGGAGATACTGTCAGCACAGCCCAAGCCGATGATTTGGTCTTTGGCTTTGTGCTCTTCAACGACTGGTCTGCCCGCGACCTCCAAAAGTGGGAATATGTGCCTCTAGGGCCTTTTTTGGGTAAAAACTTCGGTTCTTCTGTCTCCCCTTGGATTGTTACGCTCGATGCGCTGGAGCCTTTCAGAGTGGCTGGCCCTACCCAAGAGCCGGTAGTATTGCCCTATCTGCAATACCAAGGCAAGAACAACTTCGACATCGCGCTTGAGGTAGATATCAAGCCACAAGAAGAAGCCCCTACTACTATCTGCCGTTCCAATTACAAGTATATGTATTGGAACTATGCCCAACAACTGGCACACCATACCGTCAATGGCTGTAACATCAACCCTGGCGATATGTATGCCTCAGGCACAATCAGCGGCCCTGACAAAGGAAGTTATGGCAGTATGTTGGAATTGAGTTGGGGTGGTAAAGAGCCTATTCCCTTGGCAAATGGCAAAACCCGGACGTTTGTAGAAGATTACGACACAGTCATCATTAGAGGCTTCGCTCAAAACGCACAAGTGCGTATTGGCTTTGGAGAAGTAAGTTGCCAAATTCTACCAGCAAAATAA